The following proteins come from a genomic window of Parambassis ranga chromosome 4, fParRan2.1, whole genome shotgun sequence:
- the LOC114434186 gene encoding integumentary mucin C.1-like: MERKLLCWIFLLGYFHASSGQTTAVTTVAPTTTSSPSTTTAQTITPAATSSEAPTTTPAPSTTTTATTTAAPATTTTTAAPATTATTTAATTATTAAATTATTTENTTATTAAATTATTTENTTATTAAATTATTTAAPATTPSPTTAATPTTTFSPATTVVPATTTLTTEPSTTPSDEGFLAMGHIQMKLTSYGEVSNGTITELIKQTFRNQFLNGTAHTLRVTNIQKVRVGP, translated from the exons ATGGAAAGAAAACTCCTTTGTTGGATATTTTTGCTTGGATATTTCCATGCATCCTCTGGACAAA CTACAGCAGTGACAACTGTGGCACCAACTACCACATCTTCACCATCAACAACTACGGCACAAACTATCACACCTGCAGCAACGTCAAGTGAGGCACCAACTACCACACCTGCACCATCGACAACTACCACAGCAACGacaactgcagcaccagctaCCACAACGACAACTGCGGCACCAGCTACCACAGCAACGACAACTGCGGCTACCACAGCAACGACAGCTGCGGCTACCACAGCAACGACAACTGAGAATACCACAGCAACGACAGCTGCGGCTACCACAGCAACGACAACTGAGAATACCACAGCAACGACAGCTGCGGCTACCACAGCAACGACAACTGCGGCACCAGCTACCACACCTTCACCAACGACAGCTGCGACACCAACTACCACATTTTCACCAGCGACAACTGTGGTACCAGCTACCACTACACTTACAACAGAGCCATCTACAACTCCTTCAGATGAAG GCTTTCTGGCCATGGGACATATACAGATGAAGTTAACTTCCTATGGAGAAGTCAGCAATGGAACCATCACTGAGCTTATTAAGCAG ACTTTCAGAAATCAGTTTCTGAAtggaacagcacacacactccgtGTGACAAACATCCAAAAGGTCAGAGTTGGCCCATAG